From the bacterium genome, one window contains:
- a CDS encoding CTP synthase has translation MSNDVKRTKFIFVTGGVVSSLGKGLASASIGALLESRGLKVSILKMDPYINVDPGTMSPFQHGEVFVTDDGAETDLDLGHYERFLSVRMSQKNNFTTGQVYDAVISRERRGDYLGGTVQVIPHITDEIKGRILAAAEGCDVLIGEVGGTVGDIESLPFLEAIRQFRWDRGRENVLYVHLTLVPYISAAGEVKTKPTQHSVKELTGLGIQPDILVCRTDRPLEAKIKAKIAHFCNVDERAVITARDVDCIYEVPLALHEEGIDERLVEMLNMWTGAPQLAKWQKVVHTAKTAREVVRIAVVGKYVDLADSYKSLNEALAHGGFANECKVALDFVDSEKIVSEGLPEHLTTADGVLVPMGFGPRGTEGKIAAVRFAREEKVPFFGICFGMQMAVIEYARNVCGLSDANSSEVDERSPHPVIHLMQSQHTVTRKGGTMRLGSYPCALSEHSLAARLYGKRKINERHRHRYEFNNAYREQLTRAGLVLSGVSPDDSLVEIVELADHPWFIGCQFHPEFKSRPFDCHPLFKGFIRAAQQHAAAAHKAPLLSAVRAAH, from the coding sequence ATGTCGAACGACGTGAAGCGCACCAAGTTCATCTTCGTCACCGGCGGCGTCGTCTCGTCGCTCGGCAAGGGGCTGGCCTCGGCCTCGATCGGCGCCCTGCTCGAGAGCCGCGGCCTGAAGGTGTCCATCCTCAAGATGGACCCGTACATCAACGTCGACCCGGGCACGATGAGCCCGTTCCAGCACGGCGAGGTGTTCGTCACCGACGACGGCGCCGAGACCGATCTCGATCTCGGCCACTACGAGCGCTTCCTGTCGGTGCGGATGAGCCAGAAGAACAACTTCACCACCGGCCAGGTGTACGACGCGGTGATCAGCCGCGAACGGCGCGGCGACTACCTCGGCGGCACGGTGCAGGTGATCCCGCACATCACCGACGAGATCAAGGGCCGCATCCTCGCCGCCGCCGAGGGCTGCGACGTGCTGATCGGCGAGGTCGGCGGCACGGTGGGCGACATCGAGAGCCTGCCGTTCCTCGAAGCCATCCGCCAGTTCCGCTGGGACCGCGGCCGCGAGAACGTGCTCTACGTCCACCTCACCCTGGTGCCGTACATCTCGGCCGCCGGCGAGGTGAAGACCAAGCCGACCCAGCACAGCGTCAAGGAGCTCACCGGGCTCGGCATCCAGCCCGACATCCTGGTGTGCCGCACCGATCGCCCGCTGGAGGCGAAGATCAAGGCGAAGATCGCGCACTTCTGCAACGTCGACGAGCGCGCCGTCATCACCGCCCGCGACGTCGACTGCATCTACGAGGTGCCGCTCGCCCTGCACGAGGAAGGCATCGACGAGCGCCTGGTCGAGATGCTCAACATGTGGACCGGCGCCCCGCAGCTCGCGAAGTGGCAGAAGGTGGTCCACACCGCGAAGACGGCGCGCGAGGTGGTGCGCATCGCGGTGGTCGGCAAGTACGTCGACCTCGCCGACTCCTACAAGAGCCTCAACGAGGCCCTGGCGCACGGCGGCTTCGCCAACGAGTGCAAGGTGGCGCTCGATTTCGTCGATTCGGAGAAGATCGTCAGCGAGGGCCTGCCGGAGCACCTCACCACCGCCGACGGCGTGCTGGTGCCGATGGGCTTCGGGCCGCGCGGCACCGAGGGCAAGATCGCCGCGGTGCGCTTCGCGCGCGAGGAGAAGGTGCCGTTCTTCGGCATCTGCTTCGGCATGCAGATGGCCGTGATCGAGTACGCGCGCAACGTCTGCGGCCTGAGCGACGCGAACTCGAGCGAGGTCGACGAGCGTTCCCCGCACCCGGTCATCCACCTGATGCAGAGCCAGCACACGGTCACCCGCAAGGGCGGCACCATGCGGCTGGGCTCGTACCCGTGCGCGCTGTCCGAGCACTCGCTGGCGGCGCGCCTCTACGGCAAGCGCAAGATCAACGAGCGCCACCGGCACCGCTACGAGTTCAACAACGCCTACCGGGAGCAACTGACGCGCGCCGGCCTGGTGCTGAGCGGCGTATCGCCGGACGACTCGCTGGTGGAGATCGTCGAGCTCGCCGACCACCCGTGGTTCATCGGCTGCCAGTTCCACCCCGAGTTCAAGTCGCGCCCGTTCGACTGCCACCCGCTCTTCAAGGGCTTCATCCGCGCCGCCCAACAGCACGCCGCCGCGGCCCACAAGGCGCCGCTCCTGAGCGCGGTGCGCGCCGCGCACTGA
- the kdsB gene encoding 3-deoxy-manno-octulosonate cytidylyltransferase, which produces MGARVVAIIPARYESTRLPGKPLADIDGQPMIQRVYQRAAQASGVERVLVATDDARIRDAVRAFDGDVVMTGREHRTGTDRIAEVARTLDAEVIVNVQGDLPLLDPALVAAALAPMLADRGLPMATVSTPITSREDLGDPNVVKVVTDRDGYALYFSRSPLPHRRDGAASGPLGHKHIGLYVYRRDFLLRFAQLAPTPLEQAEQLEQLRALEWGFRIKVTEVEAASIEVDTPRDLERARARLAALR; this is translated from the coding sequence ATGGGTGCTCGCGTCGTCGCAATCATTCCCGCACGCTACGAGTCCACTCGTCTCCCCGGAAAGCCCCTCGCCGACATCGACGGCCAGCCGATGATCCAGCGCGTCTACCAGCGCGCGGCGCAGGCGAGCGGCGTCGAGCGCGTGCTGGTGGCGACGGACGACGCGCGCATCCGCGATGCGGTGCGGGCGTTCGACGGCGACGTGGTGATGACCGGGCGCGAGCATCGCACCGGCACCGATCGCATCGCCGAGGTGGCGCGCACGCTCGACGCCGAGGTGATCGTCAACGTCCAAGGCGACCTGCCGCTGCTCGATCCGGCCCTGGTCGCCGCGGCGCTGGCGCCGATGCTCGCCGACCGCGGCCTGCCGATGGCGACGGTCAGCACGCCGATCACCAGCCGCGAGGACCTCGGCGATCCGAACGTCGTCAAGGTGGTGACCGACCGCGACGGCTACGCGCTCTACTTCTCGCGCAGCCCCCTGCCGCATCGTCGCGACGGCGCGGCGAGCGGCCCGCTCGGCCACAAGCACATCGGCCTCTACGTCTACCGGCGCGATTTCCTGCTCCGCTTCGCCCAGTTGGCGCCGACGCCGCTGGAGCAGGCCGAGCAGTTGGAGCAGTTGCGGGCGCTGGAATGGGGATTTCGCATCAAGGTGACGGAAGTCGAGGCGGCCTCGATCGAGGTCGACACGCCGCGCGATCTCGAGCGAGCGCGCGCCCGACTCGCAGCGTTGAGGTGA
- a CDS encoding FAD-dependent monooxygenase: MSTDHADQGDRTDFDVVIVGGGPAGSAAAIQLATLGFAERVLLLDRAVFPRHKLCGGGVVREADRLLGVLGVRADVPSVSIDTVRFEYPGGCAVRHSPRMFRVVRREELDHALLAAAAARGVAIRQGVRVTQVQRAPGGIAVATEHDVQTCRVLIGADGANSLVRRSLVGGRQPRFVALEVLTPMPASSATATGQPGMAVFDFRPAARGLRGYRWDFPSVRAGEPLMNRGLGGARWDRASSLRDLFAGELDRQGVGFDPDAIEGATAPLYDPAVAQSAPHVLLAGDAVGIDPWFGEGISAAIGTGILAAHAAADAFARDDFSFPNHRRRIRDSAVGWMLRRNRATARAFYRAAPHAGGLAPWLGSGEHAA; this comes from the coding sequence ATGTCTACTGACCACGCCGACCAGGGGGATCGAACGGATTTCGACGTCGTCATCGTCGGTGGAGGACCGGCTGGCTCGGCCGCGGCGATCCAGCTCGCCACCCTCGGTTTCGCCGAGCGCGTGCTGCTGCTCGATCGAGCCGTATTCCCGCGCCACAAGCTGTGCGGGGGAGGCGTGGTGCGCGAGGCTGATCGGCTGTTGGGCGTGCTCGGCGTTCGCGCCGACGTACCCTCGGTCTCCATCGACACGGTGCGCTTCGAGTACCCGGGCGGGTGCGCCGTGCGGCACAGCCCGCGCATGTTTCGCGTCGTCCGCCGCGAGGAGCTCGACCACGCGCTGCTCGCCGCCGCGGCGGCGCGCGGCGTCGCGATTCGCCAAGGCGTGCGGGTGACGCAGGTCCAGCGCGCCCCCGGCGGCATCGCCGTCGCCACGGAGCATGACGTCCAGACCTGCCGGGTGCTGATCGGCGCCGACGGCGCCAACAGCCTGGTGCGCAGGTCGCTGGTCGGCGGCCGGCAGCCACGCTTCGTCGCCCTCGAAGTTCTCACGCCGATGCCCGCGTCGTCCGCGACCGCGACAGGCCAGCCGGGGATGGCCGTCTTCGATTTTCGCCCGGCTGCCCGCGGCCTCCGCGGCTACCGCTGGGACTTTCCGTCCGTGCGCGCCGGCGAGCCGCTGATGAACCGGGGCCTGGGTGGCGCGCGCTGGGACCGCGCCAGCTCGCTGCGCGATCTGTTCGCCGGCGAGCTCGACCGCCAGGGCGTCGGCTTCGATCCCGACGCGATCGAGGGCGCCACCGCGCCGCTCTACGATCCCGCCGTCGCCCAGAGCGCCCCGCACGTCCTGCTCGCCGGCGATGCCGTCGGCATCGACCCCTGGTTCGGCGAGGGCATCTCGGCCGCCATCGGCACCGGCATCCTCGCCGCCCACGCCGCCGCCGACGCTTTCGCGCGCGACGACTTCAGCTTCCCCAACCACCGCCGCCGCATCCGCGACAGCGCCGTCGGCTGGATGCTGCGCCGCAACCGCGCCACGGCGCGCGCCTTCTATCGCGCCGCGCCCCACGCCGGCGGCCTCGCCCCGTGGCTCGGCAGCGGGGAGCATGCGGCATGA